One stretch of Rhizobium rhizoryzae DNA includes these proteins:
- a CDS encoding undecaprenyl-phosphate glucose phosphotransferase translates to MSEPAGKQEFDVEALRRQVSEIQSRSETGQEEPPAQLNDFAQQIAEQFRDTNTTPSMLIGKFRLLEGMVVVLISLLAHYLSDNRDLESLIIQFFTSVFAAGLMILSLQIADTYQIPSLRMPRRMVIRVVICWSLGWGAVGLLNWLLLSYTPDVHTFAWWVFGTAAMIAVRYLMAIAIRHWARNGIMERRAVIVGGGQPAKDLVRALEAQPENDIRICGIFDDRGSARSPDLVAGYPKLGTFGELVTFARLARIDMLIIALPASAEQRILQLLKKLWVLPVDIRLAAHAHQLRFRPRAYSHVGAVPMLDIFDKPLRDWDSVSKRAFDIFFSSLALLLCWPIMIGCAIAVKATSKGPALFIQKRHGFNNEVINVLKFRSMYTEQSDPTAKKAVTKHDPRVTPVGRFIRKSSLDELPQLFNVLRGELSLVGPRPHAVQAQTGDRKYVDVVESYFARHRVKPGVTGWAQINGLRGELDSDEKIKARIAFDLDYIENWSLWLDLKILFLTPIRLLNTENAY, encoded by the coding sequence ATGAGCGAGCCGGCAGGAAAGCAGGAATTCGACGTCGAGGCATTGCGTCGACAGGTTTCCGAGATCCAAAGCCGATCTGAAACCGGGCAGGAAGAGCCTCCAGCCCAGTTGAACGATTTTGCACAGCAAATCGCCGAGCAGTTTCGCGACACGAATACCACACCATCCATGCTCATCGGCAAGTTCCGACTTCTGGAAGGCATGGTCGTTGTCCTCATCAGTCTTCTCGCCCATTACCTCAGCGACAACCGGGATCTGGAATCGCTCATCATCCAGTTCTTCACTTCCGTATTTGCAGCCGGTCTGATGATACTGAGCCTGCAAATTGCGGATACCTACCAAATTCCCTCACTGCGAATGCCTCGTCGCATGGTCATCCGCGTCGTCATTTGCTGGAGCCTTGGTTGGGGTGCCGTTGGGCTTTTGAACTGGCTTCTGCTGTCCTACACGCCTGATGTGCATACGTTTGCGTGGTGGGTGTTTGGCACTGCAGCCATGATTGCGGTGCGCTATCTGATGGCGATTGCCATTCGGCATTGGGCACGCAACGGCATCATGGAGCGTCGCGCTGTGATCGTTGGCGGCGGCCAGCCAGCGAAGGATCTTGTGCGCGCGCTCGAAGCGCAGCCTGAAAACGACATCCGCATCTGTGGTATCTTTGATGATCGTGGCAGCGCCCGCTCGCCGGATCTGGTCGCCGGCTATCCAAAGCTTGGGACATTCGGCGAGTTGGTTACCTTTGCCCGCCTCGCGCGGATCGACATGTTGATCATCGCGCTACCGGCATCCGCAGAACAGAGAATCCTCCAACTGCTGAAGAAGCTCTGGGTTCTGCCGGTCGATATTCGCCTCGCCGCACACGCACACCAGCTTCGTTTCCGTCCCCGCGCCTATAGTCACGTCGGCGCCGTGCCGATGCTCGACATCTTCGACAAACCGCTTCGGGACTGGGACTCGGTTTCAAAACGCGCCTTCGACATCTTCTTTTCAAGCCTCGCATTGTTGCTGTGCTGGCCGATCATGATCGGCTGTGCCATTGCTGTTAAAGCAACCTCAAAGGGCCCCGCGCTCTTCATTCAGAAGCGCCATGGTTTCAACAATGAGGTCATCAACGTCCTGAAGTTCCGCTCCATGTATACCGAGCAGAGCGATCCGACTGCGAAGAAGGCGGTGACGAAGCACGATCCGCGTGTGACACCTGTGGGGCGCTTTATTCGCAAGTCGTCGCTGGATGAACTTCCGCAATTGTTCAATGTGCTGCGCGGTGAACTTTCCCTCGTTGGGCCGCGACCGCATGCGGTCCAGGCCCAGACCGGCGACAGGAAATATGTCGATGTGGTCGAAAGCTATTTCGCCCGTCACCGGGTCAAGCCTGGCGTAACGGGTTGGGCGCAGATCAATGGCCTGCGCGGGGAGCTCGACAGCGACGAAAAAATCAAGGCCCGCATCGCTTTTGATCTCGACTACATCGAGAACTGGTCGCTTTGGCTCGACCTCAAGATCCTGTTCCTGACGCCCATCAGGCTGCTGAACACGGAGAATGCGTATTGA
- a CDS encoding DUF2842 domain-containing protein — MPLRLKKFIGTILIIVLVSVYAIVATTIATLTLSTAPWYVHLLYFLLTGVIWILPAMLIIRWMAGPRNV, encoded by the coding sequence ATGCCTCTGCGGCTCAAAAAGTTCATTGGCACGATCCTGATTATCGTCCTTGTATCGGTCTATGCAATCGTTGCGACAACCATCGCCACGCTAACCCTTTCCACAGCGCCCTGGTATGTCCACCTCCTCTATTTCCTGCTGACAGGCGTTATCTGGATCTTGCCCGCGATGCTGATTATCCGCTGGATGGCGGGGCCGAGAAATGTTTGA
- a CDS encoding polysaccharide biosynthesis/export family protein, whose translation MEFARFKSVVALALAALSATTLAGCTSYAPAPKAFHEATIQPYRLDSGDRLRVTVFEQPSLSNTYTVDQAGYISFPLVGQVTARGQTLSGLSGAIAAKLKQGYLRDPDVSIEVDRYRPVFVMGEVGRPGQYSYVPGMTAQNAIAIAGGFTPRGNQREIDVTRKINGQILTGKTTISAPILAGDTIYVKERLF comes from the coding sequence ATGGAGTTCGCCCGTTTTAAATCAGTTGTAGCTCTGGCGCTTGCAGCCCTTTCTGCAACCACGCTTGCCGGATGCACCTCCTATGCACCTGCGCCCAAGGCATTTCACGAGGCCACTATCCAGCCTTATCGCCTGGATAGTGGTGATCGCCTGCGTGTGACCGTTTTTGAGCAGCCTAGCCTCTCCAACACCTACACTGTCGACCAGGCCGGTTACATCTCCTTCCCGCTCGTCGGTCAGGTAACAGCACGCGGCCAGACACTAAGCGGACTTTCCGGAGCCATCGCGGCAAAACTCAAGCAAGGCTATCTGCGCGATCCCGATGTATCCATCGAAGTCGACCGCTATCGCCCGGTTTTCGTGATGGGTGAAGTTGGTCGCCCCGGACAATATTCTTACGTTCCTGGAATGACGGCGCAGAACGCCATTGCCATTGCCGGAGGCTTTACGCCCCGCGGCAACCAGCGCGAAATTGACGTCACGCGCAAGATCAACGGACAGATCCTGACTGGCAAGACGACCATCTCTGCGCCGATCCTGGCTGGAGACACTATCTACGTCAAAGAACGTCTCTTCTGA
- a CDS encoding O-antigen ligase family protein, with protein sequence MAALRIIGSAMVAFGVFLSGFVIREPAPYEVMLAVQIAIWFLLGLKISRSVAPLLVLMLLFNIGGMFSLTVMNDMTGAPLYMAVSTFLALTSVFYAAIIEDGHHRLLLIFRAWVAGAVITALLGILGYFHAFPGAEIFTRYDRAMGAFQDPNVFGPYLVAPAIYLMYRLLTTRLSRAVFYVPGILILALGIFLSFSRAAWGLFAFAAIALIVVMLLKERTAAFRMKIFTLSLTAVVILMMAIAGAMQSKKVSDLFMNRAKLVQEYDGARLGRFERHKIGFLMAMERPLGMGPMVLGKMFGEDEHNIWLKTLTTYGWLGFVCYLILLWSTLFIGFRSLLRERPWQPFLMVAWIVLAGHALIGNVIDLDHWRHVYMLFGIIWGCFALENNWQKRTRQSSLANAGIA encoded by the coding sequence ATGGCGGCCCTACGCATCATCGGGTCCGCCATGGTTGCCTTTGGTGTTTTTCTCTCGGGCTTCGTCATTCGTGAGCCAGCTCCCTACGAAGTGATGCTGGCCGTGCAGATTGCGATCTGGTTTCTGCTCGGCCTCAAGATTTCGCGATCGGTCGCTCCGCTGCTCGTGCTGATGCTCTTGTTCAATATCGGCGGTATGTTTTCGCTGACCGTCATGAACGACATGACCGGGGCGCCGCTTTACATGGCGGTCTCAACGTTTCTGGCTCTTACCTCGGTATTTTATGCCGCCATCATCGAAGACGGGCACCATCGCCTTCTGCTGATCTTCAGGGCCTGGGTGGCGGGCGCTGTTATTACCGCCCTCCTCGGCATCCTTGGCTACTTCCACGCCTTTCCCGGTGCGGAAATTTTCACACGCTATGACCGAGCCATGGGTGCCTTTCAGGATCCCAACGTCTTCGGCCCCTATCTGGTGGCACCGGCAATCTACCTGATGTATCGGCTGCTCACGACCCGCTTAAGCCGTGCTGTTTTCTACGTTCCGGGCATTTTGATTCTGGCGCTTGGAATCTTTCTATCCTTTTCGCGTGCAGCCTGGGGTCTGTTCGCTTTTGCTGCCATTGCCTTGATCGTCGTGATGCTTCTCAAGGAACGCACAGCGGCATTTCGGATGAAGATCTTCACGCTGAGCCTGACAGCAGTCGTTATTCTGATGATGGCGATTGCCGGTGCGATGCAATCGAAGAAGGTATCCGACCTGTTCATGAACCGCGCCAAGCTCGTTCAGGAGTATGACGGAGCAAGACTGGGTCGCTTCGAACGTCACAAGATCGGCTTCCTGATGGCGATGGAACGCCCCCTCGGCATGGGGCCCATGGTACTTGGCAAGATGTTTGGCGAAGATGAGCACAACATTTGGCTCAAGACCCTGACGACCTACGGTTGGCTGGGCTTCGTGTGCTATCTCATCCTGCTATGGTCGACACTCTTCATCGGCTTCCGCTCGCTGCTGCGGGAGCGGCCTTGGCAGCCCTTCCTGATGGTCGCCTGGATTGTCCTCGCAGGTCACGCGTTGATCGGAAATGTCATCGATCTCGATCACTGGCGACATGTCTATATGCTTTTCGGGATCATTTGGGGCTGTTTCGCGCTCGAAAACAACTGGCAAAAACGGACACGGCAAAGTTCGCTTGCCAATGCCGGGATAGCTTGA
- the argC gene encoding N-acetyl-gamma-glutamyl-phosphate reductase: MSAKIFIDGEHGTTGLQIRTRMAGRRDVELLSIPEAERRNAAMREDLLNSADIAILCLPDDASREAVAMLSGNNKVRIIDTSTAYRVAEDWAYGFAEMDSAQRSKIQSARLVANPGCYPTGAIALIRPLRAAGLLPDGYPVSVNAVSGYTGGGKQMIAQMEDQTRDDAISANNFLYGLTLKHKHVPEMKIHGLLDRAPLFSPSVGRFPQGMIVQVPLFLDDLKQGATVESIHAALVDHYVGQNIVSVVPLEESSKLGRIDAEELAGQDTMKLFVFGTAGGAHVNLVALLDNLGKGASGAAVQNMDLMLSA, translated from the coding sequence ATGAGCGCGAAAATCTTCATCGACGGCGAACACGGCACAACGGGACTGCAGATCCGCACCCGCATGGCTGGTCGCCGCGACGTGGAACTCCTGTCCATTCCCGAAGCGGAACGTCGCAACGCTGCCATGCGCGAGGATCTGCTCAATAGTGCGGACATCGCCATCCTTTGCCTGCCTGACGATGCATCTCGCGAGGCTGTTGCGATGCTGAGCGGCAATAACAAGGTTCGGATCATCGACACCTCGACGGCGTATCGCGTTGCCGAGGACTGGGCCTACGGCTTTGCCGAAATGGATAGCGCCCAGAGAAGCAAGATCCAGTCCGCGCGGCTCGTGGCCAATCCGGGTTGCTATCCAACCGGCGCGATTGCGCTCATTCGTCCGTTGCGGGCCGCAGGTCTTCTGCCAGACGGCTATCCTGTGAGCGTGAATGCCGTTTCCGGCTATACGGGCGGTGGCAAGCAGATGATTGCCCAGATGGAAGACCAGACGCGCGACGATGCCATTTCGGCCAATAACTTCCTTTATGGTCTGACCCTCAAGCATAAGCATGTGCCTGAGATGAAGATCCACGGCCTGCTTGACCGCGCGCCATTGTTCTCGCCGTCCGTCGGACGTTTCCCACAGGGAATGATCGTTCAGGTACCGCTTTTCCTGGATGACCTGAAACAGGGTGCAACGGTCGAAAGCATCCATGCCGCTCTGGTAGACCATTATGTCGGCCAGAACATTGTCAGCGTGGTTCCGCTTGAAGAGAGCAGCAAGCTGGGCCGTATCGACGCCGAGGAACTGGCCGGACAGGACACGATGAAGCTGTTCGTGTTTGGAACAGCGGGCGGCGCGCATGTCAATCTCGTCGCGCTTCTCGACAATCTTGGCAAAGGCGCCTCCGGAGCAGCGGTCCAGAACATGGATCTGATGCTCTCGGCATAA
- a CDS encoding COX15/CtaA family protein — MATSQTTEVMQAPVGRVETNRTALRWWLKTVIATLFCLVLVGGATRLTDSGLSITEWKPIHGVIPPLSVADWEEEFQLYKQIPEYQQINKGMALDEFKSIFWWEWAHRLLARAVGLVFGLPLLFFWLSGRVEKRLRLPLVGLLALGGFQGFVGWWMVSSGLSVRTDVSQYRLATHLTIACMIFSACVWIMRGLTPQQVDRPPTAHSHLAAGGLAFLALFQIYLGALVAGLDAGFTYNTWPLMDGAIIPPDLFVQNPWWINLFENPKTVQFVHRCGAYVLLALTLVHMIQSIRLTPGTTHAKGAIVLFGLVCLQAAIGVTTLLLHVPIEMGLLHQAGGLVVLGYAITHWRGFYGEFPKDQVVSA; from the coding sequence ATGGCGACGTCGCAGACGACGGAAGTGATGCAGGCGCCAGTAGGGCGCGTCGAGACCAATCGAACCGCGCTGAGATGGTGGCTGAAAACGGTCATTGCAACGCTGTTCTGCCTCGTTCTGGTTGGCGGAGCAACCCGGCTGACGGATTCCGGTCTCTCGATCACTGAATGGAAACCCATTCACGGCGTCATTCCGCCCTTGAGCGTTGCAGACTGGGAGGAGGAGTTTCAGCTCTACAAGCAGATTCCCGAGTACCAGCAGATCAACAAGGGCATGGCGCTGGATGAGTTCAAGTCCATCTTCTGGTGGGAATGGGCTCACCGTTTGCTGGCCCGTGCGGTCGGACTGGTTTTCGGCCTGCCGCTCCTGTTTTTCTGGCTAAGCGGTCGTGTCGAAAAGCGCCTGCGTCTGCCGCTGGTTGGTCTTCTGGCCCTGGGCGGCTTTCAAGGTTTTGTCGGCTGGTGGATGGTGTCTTCCGGTCTATCAGTGCGAACCGATGTGTCGCAGTACCGGCTTGCTACCCATCTGACAATCGCCTGCATGATCTTCTCGGCCTGCGTATGGATCATGCGCGGCCTGACGCCGCAACAGGTAGACCGGCCACCAACTGCACATTCACATCTGGCTGCAGGCGGGTTGGCTTTTCTCGCTCTGTTCCAGATCTACCTGGGTGCACTGGTGGCAGGTCTCGACGCTGGCTTTACCTATAACACCTGGCCGTTGATGGATGGCGCGATCATCCCGCCTGACCTCTTCGTGCAGAACCCATGGTGGATCAACCTGTTTGAGAACCCGAAGACAGTGCAGTTCGTCCATCGCTGCGGCGCCTACGTGCTTCTCGCATTGACTCTGGTTCATATGATTCAGTCCATCCGACTGACACCCGGAACGACGCATGCGAAGGGTGCCATCGTTCTGTTCGGACTGGTCTGTCTTCAGGCCGCCATCGGCGTTACGACTTTGCTCCTGCATGTACCCATTGAGATGGGGCTTTTGCATCAGGCCGGCGGCCTCGTTGTGCTGGGCTATGCTATCACTCACTGGCGTGGCTTCTACGGCGAGTTCCCGAAGGATCAGGTTGTTTCAGCCTGA
- a CDS encoding DODA-type extradiol aromatic ring-opening family dioxygenase, whose translation MSHKLPVYFIPHGGGPWPFMEFPKNNEGKGPWDDLGAFLRNLADDVGRRPKAVLVISGHWENEPVPTLSTASKPGMLFDYYNFPAHTYQLSYPAPGSPELAVRARKLLSDAGIESAEDEARGFDHGVFIPFMLIYPKADVPITMISLKNTLDAPSHLEIGKALEPLRDEGVLIIASGMTYHNMPMFRKADPEHVAQASRFDAWLAEVIEETDSENRAARLSHWDKNPDALACHVPDHDHLVPLFVAAGAAGSDTGKRIFTTEFLGKPYSAYRFG comes from the coding sequence ATGTCGCACAAACTTCCAGTTTATTTCATTCCGCACGGCGGTGGGCCCTGGCCATTCATGGAATTTCCTAAAAACAATGAGGGAAAAGGACCATGGGATGATCTCGGTGCCTTCTTACGCAATCTTGCGGACGATGTCGGCAGGCGCCCGAAGGCAGTTCTGGTTATATCGGGTCACTGGGAGAATGAGCCGGTTCCAACTCTGAGCACCGCTTCCAAACCCGGCATGCTGTTCGACTATTACAACTTTCCAGCCCATACATACCAACTAAGCTATCCGGCCCCCGGATCTCCTGAACTTGCCGTGCGCGCTCGTAAACTGCTTTCAGATGCCGGTATTGAATCAGCAGAAGATGAAGCCAGAGGGTTTGATCACGGCGTCTTCATCCCCTTCATGCTGATCTATCCGAAGGCGGATGTACCGATCACGATGATCTCACTCAAGAATACGCTGGATGCGCCAAGCCATCTGGAGATCGGCAAGGCGCTTGAGCCGCTACGTGATGAAGGTGTCCTGATCATCGCGTCGGGAATGACCTATCATAACATGCCAATGTTCCGGAAAGCGGATCCGGAACATGTCGCGCAAGCTTCGCGATTCGACGCCTGGCTCGCCGAGGTCATTGAGGAAACAGATTCAGAAAACAGGGCAGCTCGCTTGTCGCACTGGGACAAGAACCCTGATGCGCTCGCCTGTCATGTGCCGGACCACGATCATCTTGTTCCGCTTTTTGTCGCGGCGGGTGCGGCCGGGAGCGATACCGGAAAACGGATATTCACGACCGAATTCCTCGGCAAGCCTTATTCCGCCTATCGCTTCGGCTGA
- a CDS encoding exopolysaccharide transport family protein produces MSGVSGNQDADIDIGQLMSAVWERRMRILATTILAGGIALAIAGTMTPAYKAETRLLIETRENSVAGRETQGASEPVLDQYNIVSQAQILQSADLIKAVARDLKLADLKEFDPEAHSFLSGPLVAIGMKSNPMDTAPEERVLKAFREKLQVYPVEGSRIIAIEFSSQDPKLAAAVPNRMADLYLSMQSGAKIDTHTETTRWLEPEIQALRTKVQEAEKKVADYRTSAGLFRSSDNTSFSERQLNDISTEIARVRTEKATAEAKAQNVKRALDAGTGYDTLNDVIASPMIQRLKETEANLQAQIADLSISMMDGHPRLRGLKAQLAGIRQQIQAETRKILAAAESEAQVANAREVQLNQQLTTIKADSARAGEEEVGLRALEREAAAQRQLLESYLSRYREAASRADRAATPADARVISTAVEPSEPYFPKVVPITIVVALATLILYALGIVVAALFSGRGLRPAATSNEDLVVVRSTKPVDTHARVELPDTAINSAHASSFEQSGEQPLVVRKKTTTEIEAINEKPDDTSVRTFSALAKLRARSAVAKEDSDEKVIVTPAPQPSKSVSDAADAVSIDEMRTDPFRELKESLSSKSGDEVEIQEAARDEMSVAPTVSNSVEPPKQDQEEPVEVLSLSVENVRDLLTRTGLPMAISVSPTGDDGSTATVLLAREIAEMGRSVVLIDMSGSACPTRLMAHNAQLPGITDLLCGTTPFGETIHPDRLSDAHIIPQGGADPAQAMRGADRLGMIFDALTGAYDIVIIECGRAEPRSLARLTKNNPMQIVLSLAGAGDEIIASQLEAFRKAGYGDALAMTASVTDNPENRGRHAA; encoded by the coding sequence ATGTCTGGCGTAAGCGGAAATCAGGACGCAGATATCGACATCGGCCAGTTGATGAGCGCGGTGTGGGAACGCCGCATGCGAATTCTGGCCACGACGATCCTGGCCGGTGGCATTGCTCTGGCAATTGCCGGCACCATGACGCCAGCCTACAAGGCTGAAACGCGCCTGCTGATCGAAACGCGAGAAAACTCCGTGGCAGGTCGCGAAACGCAAGGCGCCTCCGAACCGGTGCTCGATCAATACAATATCGTGAGCCAGGCGCAGATCCTGCAGTCAGCGGATCTCATCAAGGCGGTCGCAAGAGATCTGAAGCTGGCCGATCTCAAGGAGTTCGATCCGGAAGCGCATTCCTTCCTGTCCGGGCCACTCGTTGCGATAGGTATGAAGTCCAATCCGATGGACACGGCACCCGAGGAGAGGGTGCTGAAAGCATTCCGAGAGAAGTTGCAGGTCTACCCGGTCGAAGGCTCACGCATCATCGCAATCGAGTTTTCGTCGCAAGACCCCAAGCTGGCGGCTGCTGTGCCTAACCGGATGGCAGATCTTTATCTCTCCATGCAGAGCGGCGCGAAGATCGATACGCATACTGAGACCACTCGTTGGCTGGAGCCGGAAATCCAGGCTCTGCGAACAAAGGTTCAGGAGGCCGAAAAAAAGGTCGCGGATTATCGAACATCGGCTGGCCTGTTTCGCTCCTCGGATAACACCAGTTTCTCAGAGCGCCAGTTGAACGATATCTCCACTGAGATCGCAAGGGTGCGAACTGAGAAGGCAACCGCGGAAGCCAAGGCTCAGAACGTCAAGCGGGCGCTGGATGCTGGAACTGGCTACGATACGTTGAATGATGTCATCGCTTCGCCGATGATTCAGCGGCTGAAGGAAACCGAAGCAAACCTTCAGGCGCAGATTGCCGATCTTTCGATCTCCATGATGGACGGACATCCCCGCCTGCGTGGACTGAAGGCGCAATTGGCGGGAATTCGCCAACAGATCCAGGCTGAGACCCGAAAAATTCTTGCGGCAGCCGAAAGTGAAGCGCAGGTTGCAAACGCGCGTGAAGTTCAGTTGAATCAGCAACTGACCACGATTAAGGCGGATTCTGCCCGTGCAGGCGAAGAAGAGGTTGGCCTACGCGCCCTGGAGCGCGAAGCGGCGGCACAACGGCAGTTGCTTGAAAGCTATCTCTCCAGATACCGCGAAGCTGCATCGCGCGCAGATCGGGCGGCAACGCCAGCCGATGCTCGCGTGATTTCAACCGCTGTAGAGCCGTCCGAACCCTATTTCCCCAAGGTCGTGCCGATCACCATTGTCGTGGCGCTGGCCACACTCATATTGTATGCGCTTGGCATTGTCGTTGCGGCTCTCTTTAGCGGGCGCGGCCTTCGCCCTGCCGCAACCAGCAACGAAGACCTTGTTGTGGTTCGGTCGACAAAACCTGTCGATACTCATGCAAGGGTCGAATTGCCCGATACAGCAATAAATTCGGCACACGCTTCCTCTTTCGAACAGTCAGGCGAGCAGCCCCTTGTCGTCCGGAAAAAGACGACAACCGAGATTGAAGCGATCAACGAAAAGCCCGACGATACATCGGTGCGAACCTTCAGTGCTCTGGCCAAACTGCGCGCGCGCTCCGCCGTGGCGAAGGAGGACAGTGACGAGAAGGTAATCGTGACGCCCGCACCCCAGCCCTCAAAGTCTGTTTCTGACGCGGCAGATGCCGTTTCTATAGACGAGATGCGCACGGACCCCTTCCGGGAGCTCAAGGAGTCGCTGTCTTCAAAGTCTGGCGACGAGGTAGAGATTCAAGAAGCCGCGCGAGATGAGATGAGCGTTGCACCAACTGTTTCGAATTCGGTGGAGCCACCGAAGCAGGATCAGGAAGAACCTGTTGAGGTTTTGTCCCTGAGCGTTGAAAACGTTCGTGATCTGTTGACGCGCACAGGTCTCCCTATGGCAATCAGCGTATCGCCAACCGGCGACGATGGTTCCACGGCGACGGTGCTGCTGGCGCGCGAGATCGCAGAAATGGGTCGCAGTGTGGTGCTCATCGATATGTCAGGCTCCGCATGTCCGACCCGACTGATGGCACACAATGCCCAACTTCCCGGCATCACGGACCTTCTCTGTGGCACGACGCCGTTTGGTGAGACCATTCATCCCGATCGTCTGTCCGATGCTCACATCATCCCGCAGGGCGGCGCTGATCCCGCCCAGGCCATGCGCGGTGCTGACAGGCTGGGGATGATTTTCGATGCCCTGACCGGCGCCTATGACATTGTGATTATCGAATGCGGGCGGGCAGAGCCTCGCAGCCTCGCTCGGCTGACGAAGAACAACCCGATGCAGATCGTTCTGTCGCTGGCAGGCGCAGGAGACGAAATCATCGCAAGCCAACTCGAGGCATTCCGGAAGGCCGGTTACGGCGATGCACTTGCGATGACTGCGAGCGTGACCGACAACCCGGAAAATCGCGGGCGGCACGCGGCCTGA
- a CDS encoding helix-turn-helix domain-containing protein, with the protein MMTIQQMRAARAALNLSLEDIAGFTGVEAHKIIASESGGGDLDPQASERIRAFLESRGIVFFERGQADPGIGPGIQWRDQTLDQGTRPENLNSTNDD; encoded by the coding sequence ATGATGACCATTCAGCAAATGCGGGCTGCACGTGCAGCGCTAAACCTTTCCCTGGAAGACATTGCCGGCTTTACCGGCGTGGAAGCGCACAAGATCATCGCCTCTGAAAGCGGCGGTGGTGACCTGGACCCTCAGGCGTCAGAGCGGATTCGGGCGTTTCTGGAAAGCCGTGGTATTGTCTTCTTCGAGAGAGGACAGGCCGATCCCGGCATTGGACCGGGAATTCAATGGAGAGATCAAACTCTTGATCAGGGAACCCGTCCGGAAAATCTGAACTCAACGAACGACGATTAG
- a CDS encoding GNAT family N-acetyltransferase, with the protein MSAVTARIDQDNCAADAAKDHDLVVSLHQEIEQVVDAWRDLQQIAWNSPHQSIEWCKAWYATQADKPLFLLGSDMGKPLFVLPLAVTSSHGIRSAGFPGGSFNNINTGLFAAGCDFSESALVHCIAQIKSALSEHVDVLHMRAIPKEWQGARLPLHRLSAVEHVNHSFQLPLLGSFDETLAQINAKRRRKKFRQQTRRISELGGYEVCTPEHAGEQHELLDLFFEQKRERFRSQGLPDVFASASIQHFFHALLDEPADAENYPLRLSAIKLTAGGDRAIPAICGLTRKGNHIICQFGSIDESRVPETSPGELLFWHVIENACSTGAKLFDFGLGDQLYKRSWCPVETVHYDLMVPVSGRGHLAAIARQAQIRLKSRLKRSQTIYRLLQRIRASKIASPEG; encoded by the coding sequence ATGAGCGCAGTGACGGCACGGATAGATCAGGACAACTGCGCTGCGGACGCAGCGAAAGACCATGATCTGGTCGTAAGCCTTCATCAGGAAATCGAGCAGGTTGTGGATGCGTGGCGGGACCTGCAGCAGATCGCATGGAACAGTCCGCACCAGTCTATTGAGTGGTGCAAGGCCTGGTATGCGACGCAAGCCGACAAGCCGCTCTTCCTGTTGGGCTCTGACATGGGAAAGCCCCTGTTCGTTTTACCGCTTGCAGTTACCTCCAGCCACGGCATTCGGTCCGCTGGCTTTCCCGGCGGTTCGTTCAACAACATAAACACTGGCCTGTTCGCCGCAGGTTGCGACTTCTCGGAATCGGCGTTGGTGCACTGTATCGCACAGATCAAAAGCGCTTTGTCTGAGCACGTTGACGTTTTGCACATGCGTGCGATCCCGAAGGAATGGCAGGGTGCCAGACTGCCCTTGCACCGCCTTTCAGCCGTAGAGCATGTCAACCATTCCTTCCAATTGCCGCTTCTCGGATCGTTTGACGAGACCCTGGCGCAGATCAACGCCAAGCGCAGGCGCAAGAAGTTTCGCCAACAGACGCGGCGGATCAGCGAACTTGGAGGGTATGAGGTCTGCACGCCTGAGCACGCAGGTGAGCAACACGAACTTCTCGACCTTTTCTTTGAACAAAAGCGCGAACGCTTCCGGTCCCAGGGATTGCCGGATGTCTTTGCCAGCGCTTCCATACAGCATTTTTTTCATGCGCTTCTTGATGAGCCCGCCGATGCAGAAAACTATCCCTTAAGGCTTTCAGCAATCAAGCTAACGGCGGGTGGCGACCGCGCAATCCCAGCAATCTGCGGCCTGACGCGTAAGGGCAATCACATAATCTGCCAATTTGGTTCGATTGATGAGAGTCGCGTGCCGGAAACGAGCCCGGGTGAACTGCTGTTCTGGCATGTCATCGAAAATGCTTGCAGCACGGGCGCGAAACTTTTCGATTTTGGACTGGGTGATCAACTCTACAAACGCAGTTGGTGCCCGGTAGAAACGGTGCACTATGATCTGATGGTTCCGGTTTCCGGTCGAGGCCATCTGGCAGCCATCGCAAGGCAGGCGCAGATCCGCCTAAAATCGCGGCTGAAACGCAGTCAGACCATCTACCGTCTGCTACAGCGAATCAGAGCCTCAAAGATTGCCTCCCCAGAAGGCTGA